A single window of Narcine bancroftii isolate sNarBan1 chromosome 1, sNarBan1.hap1, whole genome shotgun sequence DNA harbors:
- the cdc26 gene encoding anaphase-promoting complex subunit CDC26 yields MLRRKPTRLELKLDDIEEFESMKKELENQKKQQREEGEMVSSSDVESANGARDEAKVREKINERIGYRPNSHINKPFSLFGNLH; encoded by the exons ATGTTGCGGCGGAAACCCACCCGGCTCGAACTGAAACTGGATGACATCGAAGAATTCGAGAGCATGAAGAAGGAGCTTGAG AATCAGAAGAAGCAGcagagggaggaaggagaaaTGGTGAGCTCCAGCGATGTGGAGAGTGCAAATGGAGCAAGAGATGAGGCTAAAGTACGAGAGAAGATAAATGAACGAATTGGATACCGGCCAAATTCACACATCAACAAACCTTTCTCTTTGTTTGGGAATCTCCACTGA